TATGAGCACAGAAATAGGTAACACTATTAAAAGTTGAACACCTACTATTATGGATATATAAGTGATCCATTGGAGGATTTGAAAAGGTTTGCTGACATTAATTAAcatttctttaaatgatGGCTTAAACTTTTATGGATCAATTGATGAGGGAATTTAACGGTGTATAAATTGGATTGATCAACAATAAGATCATATACCTCATAATTCTTTATACTGATTTTTATAATGTGTGAATTTTATATGTCGAAATTTGATGACAGTTCGCTTATATACGTAAAAAACGAACCTTTAAAACTTCAAAAGTTGCATTGATTAAATGAACAGAACTGTTATATCAAtgcatttattttttaagttTCCAATGAATTACGTTATCAAATGATGTATGTTAGTATACTTaaattttacatttttagctttaaataaaatataaatctaTGTATAAGATTTCATATATGTAAAAACCTATATAAAAGTACCAATATATCATTTCATTTTCGTTCCCTATATCACCATTACGCCGGCATTTGTCAAAGCACTGGACGGTATTCTATCCAAATTTCCATTATTGTTcatgataatatatttatctatattatcattttattttgttattgtAAACTGTATGTCTTCGTTACAGGTTTTAATATTGCTATTGTGAGCATTATTGtctcttttttttaatcaCCTGAGActtcattaataaataataaatttattccaCATACTGCTAATGTGTCGAATGACCTCTATGGTATTTTAAACCATTTAAATTCTTATAACGTTTACCGCAAACTTCACAGCGATAAGGTTTATCTTTTTCATCCCCGATCCCATCCAAATATGGTTCATTTGAATGTGGGTCAATAACACTGATGGTACCATCCGGGTTTTCAtgcaatttttgattttgatgcCCATGTAGTTTATGGTACTTTAAACCATTTTGATTCTTGTATGTTTTGCCACAACCGATGACCGGACACTTGAAAGGTTTATCCTCTTCATGGTCCATAACGTATAGCCTTCTTGCTGGATCGTCTATATAACCTACTTGATTTGTAGAATCTCTATGGGATGTCTTGGCAAAtgcaatattatttgaaaattcgTCATCATCTTCGTCATCATCTTCGTCGTCTTCGTCTTCGTCCTCATCCCCATCTCCATCGGCATCATCATCATATCTtgtatcatcatcatttgtTTGTCGGTGCAGTAACATACTTGGATCATTATTGCCTTGGCCTATATCACCCATAGAGATTTGCAATTGTTCTGATGAAACTGCGATTTGATTACCAGAGATTGACATAAACATCTGTTGCTTTCCAGATTCCTTTGCACCGTAGTTATTGAGAATGAAATCATTTTCTGTATAAGGCATGTTACTAGTATTTCCACTAGATTTAGTATTTGGTATCTTTCCGATAGATGAAATATCTGCtatattactattatcagcatttggaatttttttaCTCTCTTGTGTTCTTTTCAACTTTTGAGTTAAAAAGACGTCATTTGTAGATACTGCACCAACTGAACCACCATTCAAGTATAAATAAGGAACGTTAGAGTTTCTATGCTGCTCCGAAGGTTGATAATGTATTGGCTGGTTAGTATTATGAGATGAAAAGGGAGATTGGGCTAAACTAACATTTATACTGGGATCACTAAGCTCTTGTCTAATTATATTGTGAGAAGGAAGGCTCTGTTTAGTGACACCAATATCGTTTGTCTTCAAgccatttttcttttgggATGCCATGCTGTTTCTTAAATTTACACTGACATTCATGTTATTACCAAACGTTCTTGGGGAAATAGATATATGTGCTTCTTCATAATGCCTTAGTAGATCATGTAGACTTGGTAATGATAACCCACAACATGAATAATCTTTACAATATTGCTTTTCTAGATTAGGTAGGTACGAGCTGTACGCGATAGGAGGAGACGTAGCATTGAATAATCCTACGGGACTCCCGTAACCAGTAGCGTTGCCATTGACATTGATATTCAAGTTATTACCAGTGGTTGCCCCACCATCAATTTGCGACAGCCTTCTTATATGTAGTTGATTATCACGTGACGCGGAATTGTAATGCAAGGCGGCATCATGATCTCTTGACTGTTTCAATGTTGTATGGAATGCAACTTCATCTTTCAACCAGGATCCTATCGCGAGCGAACCCCACGAGACACCTCCAACACCTTGTAAATGCGCCACTGAATCCCTCCGCAACTTCGAGATATTCGAAGGAATGTTGAGATTTATCTGATTGGCACCGCCTCCTTGAAATAAGTCAAGATTCCCGCTGTTGGAGCTACTCTTCTCCACATCCCCACTATTTCCATGCTGTGAAGACTCCTTGGAGAAATCTGCCCTTGCAGAGGCAGCATCCAACCTAACTGAGCCTTTTCTATCGTTTGATTCGATAAAGTTCTCTTGCATAGTCACACTTGGTGAAAACATGGagaacaaatatatatatgtgtattaCAGAGTTTCCTTTAAACGCACCAAATTAGATCagaacaaataataaataactCTTGTAACCAATGTTCGTTATAGACCTGAATGATTATTAGTTACCAAAAAGTTTCTGACTCATGTACTGttcacacacacacacaaaTTCTTGAACAGGATTATTATACCACAATCACGAGAGGAAAAATACAAGCAAAACTAACCCGTCTTGATTGCACCACTCTTCCAGTTaatcaacaacaatatGGTCAGACAACCTGTGTTCCAATATACCAGcacaataataatacagaCGATGCTATCTCTCGCTTAACCAATCTGTACCTGTGTATAGTTATTTTTCGAACTTATTGGTCTCTTAAGGCAAACCAAAAccttaaataaaataaatatgacTTTATAATATTACCACCCACCCAGTAAATACAATAAGCAGACTAACCATTCAACTCATTAAGTATTACTAACCCATCAGGAATCTTCCCCATTCCCAAGTAACCTCAACACTCTTACCACAACGTTAAATGATGGAATTCAATGGCTCGATTCTGTTTGTGATCACTTTTGCACGAGTCCGGGTAacttgaaatttttcaaagttgCGATGAGCTGAACAGAAGTGGACAGTGACATTGCTCAGTTGTATATAAAGAGTAGGGCGGACGTTTGTTTACAATTGTGTCCTCTTGAGAGTCGGCAGATTTCACAGAGCAACTAGGGAGTCAGCGACAGCCAAGAACAAAGAAATGTCTGGTGTGAAGCATGGTTTAGAGGCTCACGGCGAGCCTGATTTGAAGAGACAAGCAAATGACACCAGGGAGAAAGGTGTGGCATACTTGAAGAAGGAGTACATACTTGTGGACAGTGGAAGTAGTAGGTCCATTGCAGAGTACAATGATGAGGAAGAGGCAGGTGCGGAAGACCGTCCTGGTCTTGAAGCTCAAGGTGATGGTAGAAGAAAGGGTAAAGGAAAGGGAAGAAACAAGAAAGATCGTGGTCAGAATAAGAACAGAGATCTAAGGCAAGTGAAAGAGGCCAAGCAGCTGTGTCCTAAGTACATCCAAGGTGATCCAACTGCGGAGGGTGCGGCAGGTCCGGTATGTGCTTTCGGCGACAACTGTAGATTTGTGCATAATATCCAAGAATATTTGGACAGTAAGAAGCCTGAAATCGTGTCAGAGGCATTTCCTACTTGCCCTGTTTTTGAGACGTTGGGATACTGTCCAATGGGTTTCAaatgtaaatttttatcCTCTCATTACGATAAGGATCATATGGAATTGTTCAAGAGAGGAACTGAGGATGAACGTAAGAAGCTATGGGATGCCAATCACGAAGTCAACATTATCTCCGGCGACCAGAAGTTTGACCTGATCAAGAGAAAATTCCCATTCACAAAAACAGCACATATCTTAGATATCATCGATTCTATACAACAAGAAGCTAGAGATAGAATAAATCAACCTTCTGCCAACAAAGAAGGCGATAAGAAAGATGAAGAGAGCAAACCTGCAACTGATGCTCCACAAATCGTGGAAAGGGAAAAGGAGTTGAACGAGAGGAGGGAAAAGCAACGTGAACTCTACTTACAATACAAAGATACAAGATACTTTGCCCAAGAAAAGAAGACGTTAGACTTCCGTGGTAAAAAGATTGTTTCTCCACTAACAACTGTCGGAAATCTTCCATACCGTCGTTTGATGAAAAAACTTGGTGCTGATATCACTTACTCTGAGATGGCTTTGGCTACTCCATTGATCCAAGGTACCAACTCAGAATGGGCCTTACCAAAGGCTCATGTCTCTGAGTACCCAGGGTTTGGTGTCCAGATTGCCTGTTCCAAGGCTTGGCAAGCTGCTAAGGCTGCTGAAGCATTATCTACCAACTGTTCTAACATCAGTGAAATAAATCTAAATTCTGGTTGTCCAATCGACTTGCTGTATAAGCAAGGTTCTGGTAGTGCACTATTAGACAATGCTGCTCGTATGATAAGATGTTTAAATGCTATGAACTATGTTTCCAATGATGTTCCAATTTCTGTGAAAATCCGTACGGGCACAAAGGATTCCCATCCAATTGCTGATACTTTGGTTAAGAGATTAGTATTTGAAACCGATGTAGCTGCTATTACTTTACATGGTAGATCTAGACAACAAAGATATACAAGATCGGCAGACTGGGACTATATCTCTAAAGTTGCTAAATCACTTAGAGAGGCTGAATCCGAGTTCGCAGAGAGCCCACAAGGTAAAGAATCCCGTGACGGTAAGACCAGAATACAATTTGTCGGTAACGGTGATATCTACAACTTTGAAGATTGGACAAACATTTTACAAAACGATCATAATATAGATTCTATCATGGTTGCGCGTGGTGCATTAATCAAACCATGGATCTTTGAAGAAATCGATTCTCAACAGTACATAGACAAGTCAAGCACTGAAAGACTTGAAATTCTAAAAGACTATGCTAAATTTGCCATGGATCATTGGGGTACCGATGAGTACGGTATTTCACAATCTCGTAGATTCTTCTGTGAATTCATGTCTTTCTTCCATCGTTACATCCCGATGGGTATCTGTGAGAGATTTCCGGTTAAGTTGAACGAAAGACCACCATCTTGGAAAGGTAGAGACGATTTAGAGACTCTATTAGGAGGAACTAACGTCCAAGACTGGATCAAAGTCAGTGAGCTCTTCTTCGGAAAAGTTGATGATTCATTTGTCTTCTTGCCAAAGCACAAGAGCAGCTCCTTCCCAGCCGCataaaaccaaaaaaaatacagcgttcttcaataatcagtattatatatatttaaatacacCACTGTACATATAATATACCATACATTTGAGTCAATTAACCTCCATCTTCAACCACTACAACTTTCTTTAATTGTAGGCAACATTTTAACATAATTACTGTCACTTTTTTTCATCGTAGGCCTTAAAACCTTTAAGAACTGAAaaatgagatgagatgagatgagatgagaaGATgcaaattaatttatttctgCCTGACTCAGTCTTATATGATGTGATGGGCATTGATATAACTGCCTGCCATAGATATTAGTCTTTTATTGGTTTGAGTGGCTTTGTTAACTTCTTTAGTTTTGTTTGTTTCAACTTATTGAAGGGCACTAGCTTATAGAAATCTGACTAAAAAAATGGCTCCAAAAACTTCTTCGTCATCTGGGAAAAAGAAAGCTGCAACACCTTCTGGACAGACAGTTAAAGCTCCAAAGTTCAAACTACCAAGTGAGTTTATTACCAGACCATATCCTGGTGTTGTGAAAGACGAAAATATTGCCACTGCTTTAATCCATCCATCTGTGTTGAAAGAACTGGAAATTAGTTCAGGTTCGATATGTGTGATCTGTAAACAAGGTATGAACGGTGTTGCTGCAATTGCCAAAAATGGtgatgaaaaaaatcaacCAGCTAATGTGATTATGTTATCCAAACAATTGAGATCTGTATCTAACATTATTCTGGGTGACCGTTTagaattaatgaaaattgaTAAGCAACCACCTTATACAGTTAGTGTAACCGTTGGTACAAGACAACACATCGAGATAACTGAAGCTGACACTCGAAAGAAGGTTGCAAAATTGTTGCAAAATTGCGGTCTTATCATGCCAGGTATGGTGTTCgaaaatttcaaagtaAGTGAAGAAGAAGCAATAGACATAGTTATTACAGAGACTATAGATGACAGCGTTCCAGATGTTAGATCAATTACGTTAGAAGACCAACATTTAATAGAATCCACTCAATTTGTCTGCCCACCAAGTATCTTCAGGAAGGACTCTTCTAGGTTATTATTTAGCAATTCTGCAAATGCATCATCAAAGTATAATTTACCAATGGCTGTGTCCTATAACTCAGTTGGTGCATTAtctaaagaaattgaagttTTGAGAAATGCTGTTGAGCTTCCTTTAAACCAGAGTCAACTATTTGCTGATTTCGGTATTACACCACCAAGAGGTATTTTACTACACGGTCCACCAGGTACAGGTAAGACAATGTTACTGAGATGTGTTGCCAGTAGCAGTGATGCTCATGTATTGACAATTGATGGTCCTTCAATTGTATCGAAATACCTTGGTGATACAGAAAATACGTTAAGAGATATTTTCAGGGAAGCACAAAAGTACCAACCATCAATCATATTCATAGATGAAATCGATTCAATTGCGCCAAATAGAACAAATGATGATTCTGGAGAAGCAGAAAGCAGAGTAGTTGCTACCCTTTTGACATTGATGGATGGTATGAACGGGTCTGGTAAGGTTGTTGTTGTCGCTGCAACAAACAGACCTAACTCAGTCGACCCAGCTTTAAGAAGGCCAGGCAGATTCGACCAAGAA
The sequence above is drawn from the Tetrapisispora phaffii CBS 4417 chromosome 2, complete genome genome and encodes:
- the DUS3 gene encoding tRNA dihydrouridine synthase DUS3 (similar to Saccharomyces cerevisiae DUS3 (YLR401C); ancestral locus Anc_4.264): MSGVKHGLEAHGEPDLKRQANDTREKGVAYLKKEYILVDSGSSRSIAEYNDEEEAGAEDRPGLEAQGDGRRKGKGKGRNKKDRGQNKNRDLRQVKEAKQLCPKYIQGDPTAEGAAGPVCAFGDNCRFVHNIQEYLDSKKPEIVSEAFPTCPVFETLGYCPMGFKCKFLSSHYDKDHMELFKRGTEDERKKLWDANHEVNIISGDQKFDLIKRKFPFTKTAHILDIIDSIQQEARDRINQPSANKEGDKKDEESKPATDAPQIVEREKELNERREKQRELYLQYKDTRYFAQEKKTLDFRGKKIVSPLTTVGNLPYRRLMKKLGADITYSEMALATPLIQGTNSEWALPKAHVSEYPGFGVQIACSKAWQAAKAAEALSTNCSNISEINLNSGCPIDLLYKQGSGSALLDNAARMIRCLNAMNYVSNDVPISVKIRTGTKDSHPIADTLVKRLVFETDVAAITLHGRSRQQRYTRSADWDYISKVAKSLREAESEFAESPQGKESRDGKTRIQFVGNGDIYNFEDWTNILQNDHNIDSIMVARGALIKPWIFEEIDSQQYIDKSSTERLEILKDYAKFAMDHWGTDEYGISQSRRFFCEFMSFFHRYIPMGICERFPVKLNERPPSWKGRDDLETLLGGTNVQDWIKVSELFFGKVDDSFVFLPKHKSSSFPAA
- the TPHA0B00710 gene encoding uncharacterized protein (similar to Saccharomyces cerevisiae SFP1 (YLR403W); ancestral locus Anc_4.265), with product MFSPSVTMQENFIESNDRKGSVRLDAASARADFSKESSQHGNSGDVEKSSSNSGNLDLFQGGGANQINLNIPSNISKLRRDSVAHLQGVGGVSWGSLAIGSWLKDEVAFHTTLKQSRDHDAALHYNSASRDNQLHIRRLSQIDGGATTGNNLNINVNGNATGYGSPVGLFNATSPPIAYSSYLPNLEKQYCKDYSCCGLSLPSLHDLLRHYEEAHISISPRTFGNNMNVSVNLRNSMASQKKNGLKTNDIGVTKQSLPSHNIIRQELSDPSINVSLAQSPFSSHNTNQPIHYQPSEQHRNSNVPYLYLNGGSVGAVSTNDVFLTQKLKRTQESKKIPNADNSNIADISSIGKIPNTKSSGNTSNMPYTENDFILNNYGAKESGKQQMFMSISGNQIAVSSEQLQISMGDIGQGNNDPSMLLHRQTNDDDTRYDDDADGDGDEDEDEDDEDDDEDDDEFSNNIAFAKTSHRDSTNQVGYIDDPARRLYVMDHEEDKPFKCPVIGCGKTYKNQNGLKYHKLHGHQNQKLHENPDGTISVIDPHSNEPYLDGIGDEKDKPYRCEVCGKRYKNLNGLKYHRGHSTH
- the AFG2 gene encoding AAA family ATPase AFG2 (similar to Saccharomyces cerevisiae AFG2 (YLR397C); ancestral locus Anc_4.259): MAPKTSSSSGKKKAATPSGQTVKAPKFKLPSEFITRPYPGVVKDENIATALIHPSVLKELEISSGSICVICKQGMNGVAAIAKNGDEKNQPANVIMLSKQLRSVSNIILGDRLELMKIDKQPPYTVSVTVGTRQHIEITEADTRKKVAKLLQNCGLIMPGMVFENFKVSEEEAIDIVITETIDDSVPDVRSITLEDQHLIESTQFVCPPSIFRKDSSRLLFSNSANASSKYNLPMAVSYNSVGALSKEIEVLRNAVELPLNQSQLFADFGITPPRGILLHGPPGTGKTMLLRCVASSSDAHVLTIDGPSIVSKYLGDTENTLRDIFREAQKYQPSIIFIDEIDSIAPNRTNDDSGEAESRVVATLLTLMDGMNGSGKVVVVAATNRPNSVDPALRRPGRFDQEVEIGIPDVEGRLDILSKQFSKMSPKRHNLSDEDIKVIAAKTHGYVGADLTALCRESVMKTIQRGLKTASDMSSDSLKITVNDVEDAMLEIRPSAMREIFLEMPKVYWSDIGGQEELKRKMKEMIQLPLEAADTFDRLGVSAPKGVLLYGPPGCSKTLTAKALATESGINFLAVKGPEIFNKYVGESERAIREIFRKARSASPSIIFFDEIDALSPDRDGGSSSSAASHVLTSLLNEIDGVEDLKGVVIVAATNRPDEIDPALLRPGRLDRHIYVAPPTYDARLQILKNNTKNFQVEKANIDLEELARRTDGCSGAEVVLLCQEAGLAAIMENIDTDFVTPEHFEKALQGIARGITPEMLEYYQEFASRSGASI